Part of the Nicotiana sylvestris chromosome 5, ASM39365v2, whole genome shotgun sequence genome is shown below.
ATTATTAGGGGTTCTTCATTATTGTATAATATTATCTtgattttaatttgttttcatgtATTAAAGAAAGACGTCTTAATCACTTTAAAAAGAAATTCGTTAATTACTTTAGATGTTACGTGTTTACCTACAAATAAACCTTTTTATAATAGCCtcgtttgttccgaatatttttggTTGTTATAGCAAAGTCATGTTATAGAGAAcacatattataacataacatgaaaattggtTCCGGAAAAAGTTTGACTTTTATAGTAAAGTAGTGTTATATAAAGATATTATTATAGAGAGATCTTACTACATTAGTTTTGCAATTTACGCACAATTTTGTTTCTCGACGTATATACAAATCAAGCCGAAGTAGTACTcctaccatttactatattatACTTTTACCACTAAACTATAATTTTTGTTGGAGCAGATAATTAGAATTTCTGTTGAGACTGAACTGTGGACTGCAGAAACAAAAAAGATGGTGAGCAACTTAGGAAAATGGCACAAAATTTCTATATGGATGGAAGATTACTCTTCAGTTCTAAATTAGGCTCATTTTCTCAGTATTCATGGTACGAAAAGAGTACAACCGATTAAATTCCGTTATCTGTAAAATTAGTTTACATTATGAGTATAGATTTGAAGGTCAAATATGAACCAAAGTTCATATCATTTATCATGTTTCCTTTACAACTCAAGAAAGCAACTACTATGATTTAAGGAGATAAGGTAAATTCTTTTTCAGAttcacaattaaaatgggagggGGGGGGGGCAACTTTTGATTCAAAAAATATAGTTACCAGATTTGGTTCTGTACATTCTAGAATGTTTTAATCATTCATGCTAAGTTGCTTGTCTTTTCACCTTATAACTTGTACCTTACATTGTGCAATCTTATACCAACTTTTTTACTTTCGAAAAAATCAACATAAAGTATCTATATCCATGTCATGTCCGACGAAGGCACATCCAAATAAATGAAATATCCATGCAATATAGTTGTctgccaacaacaacaaacccgcAACAAACCCAGTATAACCCCACATAGTGGGGTTTGAGAAGGGTAATATGTACGTAACCTAATCCCTACCTTGTGAAAATAGAAAGGTGGTTTTcaatagactctcggctcaaaaAAGTATAAGCACCACgttaaagaagagaaaaagacaGCATTATTTTTCTCCTATATAAGAACTGCTTGTGAAGTTTACATCCAAATGGCATGTCATTTCACAAGAGTAGAAGAATGTTGCATACCTATGACACCATTATGCAAAAGGCAATAAGAAAGTTCTATACAGATACACTTTCCTTCCAAGATGCCGCGCAAGAGTCACGGACTTATGTATGTAATAATGAAAGTAAAATTTGTGAGTCAAATTACTCCAAACATCTAAAAAGAATCAAAAATAAGTTTGGAACAGAGCTAGACATTGACATGAACAATTGAATTCAAGAAAAGAAATTGTGAGCACTCAAATTTTGTAGTATTTAACATCTCTTGAAAAACTGAACGACAGCCATAAGTTTTCAGCCTCACCGTCTCGCCCTAACTTACCAAGTTTCATATGCCAATCAGCACAGAGGTTTTTGAGAGAATCTTCTCAAGCATCTTACTGGCATAATCATCAACTTATCATTTATATACTGAGGTCCGATAGCCCAAGGAGCAAAGCTATacatactttttctttttctctgtcTCTTTCTATTTTAAGAGAACTTTTCATAATAAACTCGAGGGATTAGACGTAGGTTATAGGAACTTATACGAGGTATTGGCATTTCAAGGACCAACACTTGCTTTTATAGAAACCACAGGCGCACGGAAGGAACTGCGACTAATCAAATGAGAATCTAGAAACAAAACTATGACCGTGATATCGTCATGAAAATGTCGCCTCACTCCTCTATCTATCCTTTTCAGGTCCGCATATctcatttctcttttctttgcGGCTTCCTGAAGAGCAGCTTTTACAAGTTTTCTAGCAATTCCCTGTACAAATTTGTAAACGTTAGTTTTAGTAGAGAAAACAGCTGACACAGTAATTTAATGCAAGTTCCAACAGTCAGTCAATCACTGTTTCTTGAAGTAGACAGGTCATGTATAAAACAAAACTTACATGCTCAACAGCACAAATAGTCATAATCGAATATGCAAGAATCTAGTCTTGTTGTCTAGTGAACACATTACACAAGTATAACCATGTTAACAGTGGCTGAGCCAGAATTTTCACCAAGGGGTGTCAAGATTATGACTATAATCTATGTCGCGCAGATTCTCCAAAATGGTTGCCGCGCTCGTatcagatcctccaaaaatacactatttttggaggatccgatacGCACTCATCGATATTTCGGAGAGCCCGAGCAACATAGACTATAATATGTATTGTTTTTgataagtaaataaaaataatacaTATATAATTCATAGTCTCAAGTTCTCTTTTGTAATCATAGGTATTAATGTCAAGGAATGCCTGCTACTTCCTTTTCTCTTTAGGTAAAAAACCAAAAACAAGAAAGTGATATCCCTCTCCTTTCCTCTcctctcctttcttttcttttgcaagGTCTCTGTTTCTTTTTCCCTTCATTGCAATCTAAAACATCTTTAAATGCTATTAATCTAAGGTTTAATCATGAAAGTGGCTTGTTAAACTTTTTTTTAATAGGTAAAGTGAGTTTTTAAAGATCTACCAAGATGGTACACCAGAATACAAACAACTGGTCCTTACATCCCCAAGAAATCACACAACTCTATGAACTGAGTAAAATTTTCAAAACTACTATTCCTACACCAAAGATAAAGATGCTACAAGCATCTACTCTTAATAAAAGAAACATGGGATTTTTTATTAACTTATTAACTAAtctcatttttaattttatatatttcTTGTTTCATCCAAGTTTTTAAACACAGATAAATATCTCAAAGCACACAAAAAGCAGATTTACTAAAGAAATTCAGATTCCTTCCTGGCAAACAGAGAACTCACAGATAACACAATGCTGTATTCTCCGAAGATTGAGGAACAGGAAAAGGTCTACTAAGAGAGAGATTTAAACTAGATAAAATCGTAACACCTACAtgtactctctctctctccctccctccctccctcccttTCCTTCCTGGCAAACAGAGAACTCACAGATAACACAATGCTGTATTCTCCGAAGATTGAGGAACAGGAAAAGGTCTACTAAGAGAGAGATTTAAACTAGATAAAATCGTAACACCTACATTTAACTCTCTCtctccctccctccctccctctttctccctctctctctctctccctccctccctccctccctccctctctctctctctctttaacAAATGAGAATGATATGATAACAAGAAAATTATAGAAGATTTGACAAACAAGGAGATTCTTACTTATCAAAAGAAATGAGGGTAATCTTACATGGTGCTCACAACTACTGACAATGTCCACGGCCTCTTGATTACTTAGATGCTCCCATAAGCCGTCAGAAGCAAATATGAGAAACTGATCTTCTGGAAGGAGCTTCTGTACAAATATTGATGGCTCAGCTAGGAGAATGGGCTTCCGGAAGGTTCCAGGAAATCGAAATTTAGGGAGCAAAGGCTCTCTGTTAAACTCTGCTCTCTTCAAATATGCATCACCAATTGATCTTGACACCTGCAAGTGCATTAAATTTTAGCAATAATACTATCAAGTTGATAATATCATCTGCTTCACACAGTTCAGATAACTGTAATGAATAATCTCACGGTGAGTCTGATAACATGGAACTTAAATACCTGTATAATTCCCTTCACGCGCCAAACCTTGTGCTTTAAAACTACTACATGCGGATCATCAGGATGCAGTGAACGCAGTTCCTCACGGACAGATGCCAAACTCGCATTGTGTTCAGAAGACAATTGAATTGCTTTAACCTCTTTCATAGCCCTCTCCCGTTTTCCTAACACCGCACGAGAATCTCCAGCATTTGCGATGTATAATGTCCCACTGCATATAATACCCACTAAGCAGCATGATCCCGCAGAAGCAATATGGGGTTTAGTTTGCCATTGCTTTCTCACTAGAGAAAGGAACTCCTCTTCTGTTTCCAAATATGCCTTGCTTATAACGTCGGCTGACATAACTTGATCCTCTGAGGTGAATTCTGCATCACATATAGCTGTCAAGTAAGTAACATATGTATCAGTAATCTTCAAACAGTATAAAAGAGTGCGTACATGTCaaaggagagagagaatcatAAAGCTTTCTTCCCTCAAACTTTTCTTTGCTGGGGGAGGGGAAAGTGGCAAACCAAGGAGCGAGGATGATCTAATCCTAATTTACAGAATAAGCCTGATGGCTTTAACAAACTTTTCTATGACAAATTACATGCAACAACAATAGCCCACTGAGATCTCACAagaggggtctggggagggtagtgtaatCATACATGTACATTGGTGCTATATGTGTAGATATGAAAAGCATCGGCATACAGCAGTGTGCTTGTAGTGGGTGGTCTTGAATTGATTTGGAGTACAAATGGGTGATGTGACAAGCACAATAAAGGAGGTATTGTTTAGTTGGGTTTTCAGAAGTAGGAATAGAAGACCATCAAAATAGGatgcccccctcccccccccccccaaaaaaaataaaaaccccCACAACCCCAAGCGCTTATGTGGGTAGTTTGGAAGGAGAGAAATAAAAAGGCATTTGAAGGGGTTGAAAATGATTTTATGTATTTGAGGAATAGCCTTCAATCTCTGGTTTCCTTTTGGTGCACCCTCGAGTTCCCAGTTTGTATAGATGATTGGATGAGCTTTGTATAGAACATTGTTTTACTGTAGGTTCTCTACTTTCTGGCATACAGCTTGTACACGTGCATTTCGCCAACATGAAATTATTTACCTTATAAAAGAATTATATGAGAGAAGAGATCTACTATCGGAGGACGGAGGATGCCCTCTCATACAAGCAAACTCTAGAATTTGATCTAAAGTCCAGTTTATAGATGCGTTGCACTCAAAGTCCATAAGcgggaggctacaaggcattttaggaagtgcgttcCATTCAGCTTTCTCCTCGTTACATATTCATGTGGTAGAACTTTAAGATTTTTTAACATTGTTGTCCTTATACCGGATGGTGAGAACACAAGTTTTCCAGTATAGGATTAGATGTTAATGCTCCTGCTGCACCTGAAGAAGCAGCGGTGTAGCAGCCCTGGGAGGTAGGGGCGTAGGTCGGGTAGAGGCCATGGTCAAGGTAGGAATTGAGGGCATGGCGCAGCAAGAGCTAAGGCTCCCAGAGCTGCTAAGCAGGAGGAGCTAGTTCTCAAGGAGTAGCAGGTGCCAATTGCTTTGATGCCGGCAGTTTTACCAGAGGGGCTTCAGGAGACGCTCCTGGGGTGGATCAGGTCATTAAGCTATTGCCCTGAAATGCAGCTGATCAAGCAGAGAGAGTCTGAGGTTGGCTCAAGGAGGAGATAGAAATGCTAGGCCTAACAGGCATTGAGGGGGTGCGTTGTAGTGATGTGCGAGCTATTGAGCATGTAACTTAAGGTTGGCTCAAGGAGGGGATAGAAATGCCACGCCTAACAGGCATTGAGGGGGTGCGTTGTAACTTACCATTTCTAAAGTAAACGCTATGATGACCCTTATCAGTTTGTGGATGACATCCATAAGGCATTAGCGGTGGTGCATTGCAGTGATGTGCGAGCTATTGAGCTTGTAACTTACCAGCTGAGGCAGAGATGTTACCTATTCATGGTCTACCACCTTCTCCACCAGTCCCCTTGCAAGGCTTTTACCTTTGACCTGGGATGGTTCGCTACAACTTTTAGATTTCTGCctatggttttttttttttggagtaagATTTTTGATGGATCTTAACCCAAAGGGACTTGTCATGCTTCATAATAGACCTCAATTCTCCCTAGGTCATACAACATAGAGTCGTCATGAAGGCTTTTATAGTGATACAATATTTGCGGACAAGGAACATGTAAGATCTACATTGCTGACCCTAACACCATGAGCATCGTCTCTAATGCAAGGTTTATGTCTTTCATTAATTTCTTTCCAATCAGGTACATATAGAGGAAAGACAATCCAGATCTTTCTCGGCCTTTTGGCTAGATCAAGTGTAGTAAAGGAACGAACAATCCTTAATCTAATCCATACGGATACATATCATCTTAAAAGGAAATTATTGCTAACAACATTAATTGGCCCGTCTAAAATTCATCAGAACCTTATAGATGTTGGCAGCAATGGCTATTAAAATTCGGAGTTTCCTCTGTTATAATTGTTCCTTGCAGCAAGTTTATTGGAAAAACTGAACAAAAATCTTACGAATGCCTTTTAGTACTGAAACGAAGACCCAAATTCAGTATTTCCCCTTCTTTGGACAAGGAATCTAAAAGATCAGATATTTATGCATGGTTGAACCTCACACAATTCGCTTCATCTCTAATCAAACATTCCCTATTTCCTATCTCAATCCTTTCTTCAGGTGATTTAAAAAGGAAAGGACATTCTTCTATCAAGTAATCCATATGGCCAGGATACAGAGCTGACTTTAGTTCTCTGTCACAACTTGCAAACAGCCAAACACATACCTATAGGGGAGTAATTCCCAACAAGAGAGAGATGCCACATGTCCCAAATCAATCATAGCCTTGAATGCAACAGAAATTACCAGAGAGCTATCCTAAGTGTAATTTAGTATCTTTTTTTATATAATCAGAACCAGACTCCTGCTTCTAAAAGTTCACTTTCAGTAAGGGCATTATAAACAAGAATGATAGTATAGTGAAGGAATTTGACCTAATCCTTCATCATAAATGACAAAAAGAACTTACTGTTTAATCTTATCCAAAGAGCAATGAAGTTTACTACAGTGTTTTATCAAATGTGAAAAGCATTAAAAGAAAAGGCCGAAGTTTGTTGGAACTTGGAATTTTCATCAACAACAGACCCAGTATATTCCCACatgtggggtctgaggagggtagtgtgtacgtagaccttaacCCTACCTTCACAGGTTGTtttcaatagaccctcggctcagaaagggtgaggagaaggagaaggaggaggaggaggagaaaaggatagaaaaggaagagagaagaaaaaaagggagaaaaagaatAAGTAGTATCAAATAGAAACAACAGGGAATACAATACCTGAGGCGAACTAAACCACATGACGTAATAAAGATCTAAGAATATGAAGGAACATGAGTGCTACTAAAACTACTGGTAGAAAAATGAGAAACGTTCAACTACCCACTAACAttctaccctaatcctcgaccttccCATCCTCCTATCAAGGGTTATGTCCTCAATAAGCTGAAACGGCGTTATGTTCTGCCTAATCATCTCTCCCCAGTACTTCTTTAGCCTACTCGACCTCTTCTCAAACCTGTcatggccaacctctcacacctcctaacgAGAGCATCAATGCTTCTCCTCTTAACGTAGCCGAACCATCCCAGCCTCGACTCCCACATCTTGTCCTCCACAGAGGTCACTCTCACTTTGTCCCGAACAGTTTCATTCCTAGTCTTATCTCTCCCGGTACACCTACACATCCATCTCATCATCCTCATTTTGGCTATTTTCATCTTCTGCACatgggagttcttgactggccaacattcAGCCCCACACAGCATAGTAAGTCGAACCACCACTGTGTAAAATTTACCCTTAACTCTTggcggcacattcttatcacataaaACACCGGATGCGAGCCTCCATTTCATCTATTCCACTCCAATGCGATGTGTGACATCTTCGTTAATTTTCTCGTTACCTTGGATAATAGACCCGAGATACTTGAAACTACTTCTCTTGGGGACAACTTGAGCATCAAACTTAACATCCACGTCTGTTTCATCAGTCCCGTCACTAaatttgcactccaagtattatgttttggtcctgctcaacttgaaacttttagactcatg
Proteins encoded:
- the LOC104235594 gene encoding probable protein phosphatase 2C 38 isoform X2 yields the protein MVTTTWKKFVYPCWKPSIDNEGENSNSRGGDRDPDGSVDGLWWYKDSGHHVNGEFSMAVIQANNTLEDHSQLESGPMSSVNTGLQGTFVGIYDGHAGAEAARFINDRLFKNVKKFTSEDQVMSADVISKAYLETEEEFLSLVRKQWQTKPHIASAGSCCLVGIICSGTLYIANAGDSRAVLGKRERAMKEVKAIQLSSEHNASLASVREELRSLHPDDPHVVVLKHKVWRVKGIIQVSRSIGDAYLKRAEFNREPLLPKFRFPGTFRKPILLAEPSIFVQKLLPEDQFLIFASDGLWEHLSNQEAVDIVSSCEHHGIARKLVKAALQEAAKKREMRYADLKRIDRGVRRHFHDDITVIVLFLDSHLISRSSFRAPVVSIKASVGP
- the LOC104235594 gene encoding probable protein phosphatase 2C 38 isoform X1, whose product is MVTTTWKKFVYPCWKPSIDNEGENSNSRGGDRDPDGSVDGLWWYKDSGHHVNGEFSMAVIQANNTLEDHSQLESGPMSSVNTGLQGTFVGIYDGHAGAEAARFINDRLFKNVKTICDAEFTSEDQVMSADVISKAYLETEEEFLSLVRKQWQTKPHIASAGSCCLVGIICSGTLYIANAGDSRAVLGKRERAMKEVKAIQLSSEHNASLASVREELRSLHPDDPHVVVLKHKVWRVKGIIQVSRSIGDAYLKRAEFNREPLLPKFRFPGTFRKPILLAEPSIFVQKLLPEDQFLIFASDGLWEHLSNQEAVDIVSSCEHHGIARKLVKAALQEAAKKREMRYADLKRIDRGVRRHFHDDITVIVLFLDSHLISRSSFRAPVVSIKASVGP